Proteins encoded together in one Patescibacteria group bacterium window:
- a CDS encoding glycosyltransferase, giving the protein MRRRLKILCLSFWTPPIVRPQSILIGKMIPEWKKQGVDPMIITYDICGDWKIDAPVYKIPKFKINRYFNKYFLVRNFFAARYYKKLFKVTEDIIKKHKINIVFSFSNPQASNILGAMLKEKLDVKFVAYFSDPWFDNPYKEYLGLERRNVLKLEKYVIANSDKVIFTNEAARSLIMKKYPASWAEKAEIVPHCFNLKDYPEVRKTDSDKFIISYIGAFYEQRNPELLFKALQKIMNKRSDFTRKFKIELIGAANDYAGYSAASIAKMADLYGLKDNIEIIPPVSYEESLKHMKLSDCLVVIDADMPDSPFLPSKVVDYAGSGKAILGITPASSPTAQFIKGLGCESFNYDQVDELGEYLERLISGEIKIEINKKYLEQYEVRNTTVKLIKLFNEALDN; this is encoded by the coding sequence ATGCGAAGAAGATTAAAAATTTTATGTTTAAGTTTCTGGACGCCCCCGATAGTTCGTCCCCAGTCTATTTTAATCGGCAAAATGATTCCGGAATGGAAAAAGCAGGGAGTAGATCCGATGATTATTACTTATGATATATGCGGAGACTGGAAAATAGACGCGCCGGTTTATAAAATTCCTAAATTTAAAATAAATAGGTATTTTAATAAGTATTTTTTAGTTCGTAATTTTTTTGCCGCAAGATATTATAAAAAACTATTTAAAGTTACGGAGGACATAATAAAAAAGCATAAAATAAATATTGTTTTCTCTTTTTCAAATCCGCAAGCCAGCAATATATTAGGGGCGATGTTAAAAGAAAAATTAGACGTTAAGTTTGTCGCTTATTTTAGCGATCCTTGGTTTGATAATCCATACAAAGAGTATTTGGGCCTGGAAAGAAGAAACGTTTTAAAACTGGAAAAATATGTTATTGCCAATAGCGACAAGGTGATTTTCACTAACGAGGCAGCCCGCAGTTTAATTATGAAAAAGTATCCGGCATCCTGGGCTGAAAAAGCGGAAATCGTCCCTCATTGCTTTAACTTAAAAGATTATCCGGAAGTTCGCAAAACAGATTCTGATAAATTCATTATAAGTTATATTGGCGCTTTTTATGAACAAAGAAATCCAGAATTGCTGTTTAAAGCCTTACAAAAAATAATGAATAAGCGGTCTGACTTTACTCGTAAATTTAAAATTGAATTAATCGGCGCGGCCAATGATTATGCCGGATATAGCGCCGCCAGCATAGCCAAGATGGCGGACCTTTATGGCCTAAAAGACAATATAGAAATTATCCCGCCGGTCAGTTATGAAGAAAGCTTAAAGCATATGAAATTATCTGATTGTTTAGTCGTAATTGACGCTGATATGCCAGATAGCCCATTTTTGCCCTCAAAAGTTGTTGACTATGCCGGAAGCGGCAAGGCTATTTTGGGGATAACTCCAGCCAGTAGTCCGACGGCCCAATTTATAAAAGGTCTGGGGTGCGAATCATTTAATTATGATCAAGTTGATGAATTAGGCGAGTATCTTGAAAGGTTAATTTCTGGAGAAATAAAAATAGAAATAAATAAAAAATATTTAGAGCAGTATGAGGTGCGGAACACAACCGTTAAGCTGATTAAATTATTTAATGAAGCATTAGACAATTAA